From a region of the Deinococcus aestuarii genome:
- a CDS encoding DUF4258 domain-containing protein, with amino-acid sequence MTKASAPRAPASSPTSPRRQAKTGTDLLALRAQLARAEKEARRAPTPPPAKPEHLRAKPVGPQREADLAGIDTTDHTLTRAHARLRDAVYDGNYHLCPHAIGHARAEGFLEQDIVHVLVAGRVRAVYPEDRRWLVCGFFESHGVALPLHVVVEHGQGGHLDVVTAFVPKHPHHLISRARLAVMLRYDDERIRTRTAPVGNKPGNRSKGKWKKGG; translated from the coding sequence GTGACGAAAGCATCTGCTCCCAGAGCACCCGCGTCCAGCCCCACCAGCCCGCGCCGCCAGGCGAAGACCGGCACGGACCTGCTCGCCCTGCGCGCGCAGCTCGCCCGCGCCGAGAAGGAGGCCCGCCGCGCGCCCACGCCGCCGCCCGCGAAGCCCGAACACCTGCGCGCCAAGCCGGTGGGGCCTCAGCGTGAGGCCGACCTCGCGGGCATCGACACCACCGATCATACGCTGACCCGCGCCCACGCCCGGCTGCGTGACGCCGTGTACGACGGCAACTACCACCTCTGCCCCCACGCTATCGGCCACGCCCGCGCCGAGGGCTTTCTCGAACAGGACATCGTGCACGTCCTCGTCGCCGGGCGGGTGCGCGCCGTGTACCCGGAAGACCGCCGCTGGCTGGTGTGCGGCTTCTTCGAGTCGCACGGGGTGGCATTGCCCCTGCACGTCGTCGTCGAGCACGGCCAGGGCGGGCACCTCGACGTGGTGACGGCCTTCGTGCCCAAGCACCCGCACCACCTCATCTCCCGCGCCCGCCTCGCCGTCATGCTGCGCTACGACGACGAGAGAATCAGGACGCGGACGGCGCCAGTGGGCAACAAGCCGGGCAACCGCAGCAAGGGGAAGTGGAAGAAGGGGGGATAG
- the mnmE gene encoding tRNA uridine-5-carboxymethylaminomethyl(34) synthesis GTPase MnmE, whose translation MTRLGLSDTIAAIATAPGSAGVGIVRVSGPGALTLADGVFWGRRRPSATRGGQFLFGQLVADDGEVLDEGLCLVFRAPRSYTGEDVAEFQTHGSPAVLGRVLARVLELGARPARPGEFTQRAYLAGRLDLAQAEAVLGLVNAGTDTARRQASLGLAGALGQRVEGVAAHVTRTLAAIQALLDYPEEGVPEEDRDAPLRAAEAELEALVGTARAGQVATRGARLALIGPPNAGKSSLLNALLGYERSIVTPIPGTTRDYLEAQLSLAGVPVTLVDTAGIRETADVVEAAGVRQAVSLAGAADLVLALEDGSLPRGALPAGLPEGARVLRVRTKSDLPAVWTDPSTLAVSAVTGQGLPELRDAIHAALIGDAARGEAWLTTERQADAARRALGHVRAARLLPDELAGYELEEALRALADLTGRDVGEDVVDAVFRNFCVGK comes from the coding sequence GTGACGCGCCTCGGCTTATCCGACACCATCGCCGCCATCGCCACCGCTCCCGGCAGCGCGGGCGTGGGCATCGTGCGGGTGAGCGGGCCGGGGGCGCTGACCCTTGCGGACGGCGTGTTCTGGGGACGGCGCAGGCCCAGCGCGACGAGGGGTGGGCAGTTCCTCTTCGGGCAACTCGTGGCCGACGACGGCGAGGTGCTCGACGAGGGGCTGTGTCTCGTCTTCCGCGCCCCGCGCAGCTACACGGGCGAGGACGTGGCGGAATTCCAGACGCACGGCAGCCCGGCGGTGCTGGGGCGGGTCCTGGCGCGTGTCCTCGAACTCGGGGCGCGTCCGGCCCGGCCCGGGGAGTTCACCCAGCGGGCGTACCTCGCGGGCAGGCTCGACCTCGCGCAGGCGGAGGCGGTGCTGGGCCTCGTGAACGCGGGGACGGACACGGCGCGGCGGCAGGCCTCCCTCGGCCTCGCGGGAGCACTCGGGCAGCGGGTGGAGGGGGTGGCCGCTCACGTCACGCGCACGCTGGCGGCGATCCAGGCCCTCCTCGACTACCCGGAGGAGGGGGTGCCCGAGGAGGACCGGGACGCTCCCCTCCGGGCAGCGGAGGCGGAACTGGAGGCATTGGTGGGGACGGCGCGGGCCGGGCAGGTCGCCACGCGGGGGGCGCGGCTGGCCCTGATCGGCCCTCCCAACGCGGGCAAGAGCAGCCTCCTCAACGCGCTGCTGGGCTACGAGCGGTCCATCGTCACGCCGATTCCGGGCACCACGCGCGACTACCTGGAGGCGCAGCTCTCCCTCGCCGGGGTGCCCGTCACGCTGGTGGACACGGCGGGCATCCGTGAAACGGCGGATGTGGTGGAGGCCGCCGGAGTGCGTCAGGCGGTGAGCCTGGCCGGGGCCGCCGACCTCGTGCTCGCGCTGGAGGACGGCAGCCTGCCGCGCGGGGCCCTGCCCGCCGGTCTGCCGGAAGGCGCGCGGGTGCTGCGCGTGCGGACGAAGAGCGACCTCCCCGCCGTCTGGACCGACCCCAGCACGCTGGCCGTGAGTGCGGTCACCGGACAGGGCCTGCCCGAGTTGCGGGACGCCATCCACGCGGCGCTGATCGGGGACGCGGCGCGGGGCGAGGCGTGGCTCACCACCGAGCGGCAGGCGGACGCGGCGCGGCGGGCGCTGGGGCATGTCCGGGCGGCCCGCCTCCTCCCCGACGAGCTGGCCGGGTACGAGCTGGAGGAGGCGTTGCGGGCGCTGGCCGACCTCACCGGGCGCGACGTGGGCGAGGACGTGGTGGACGCCGTATTCCGGAACTTCTGCGTGGGCAAGTAG
- a CDS encoding M-like protein gives MTQSDDQQLQNAPADPSVKTEDEVSNVDLQFMGRTDERRDALKDARAEARIADEFEDRGLDKQDVASSGSMITSDPASTMPGDETSEDTSQG, from the coding sequence ATGACCCAGAGCGACGACCAGCAGCTCCAGAACGCCCCCGCCGACCCGTCCGTGAAGACCGAAGACGAGGTCAGCAACGTGGACCTCCAGTTCATGGGCCGCACGGACGAGCGCCGCGACGCCCTCAAGGACGCCCGCGCCGAGGCCCGCATCGCCGACGAGTTCGAGGACCGGGGCCTCGACAAGCAGGACGTGGCCTCCAGCGGCAGCATGATCACCAGCGACCCCGCGAGCACCATGCCCGGCGACGAGACCTCGGAAGACACGAGTCAAGGCTGA
- a CDS encoding phosphoribosyltransferase family protein — MTQPHTPTPALRVTVGSVTRELPTVRVGSVGRVPLVEFIGDSEFTKAAAAAMLPLIPPGTEVLLTVVTNALPLAHELSDRSGLPYVAVRKKRRTYMQDPLIQNVPSMTLGVSETLWLDGPHAARLRGRRVAVVQDVIASGGTAQALARLVERAGGTLSGYVAAFKQGDTTLPVAYLQELPTSL; from the coding sequence ATGACCCAGCCCCACACCCCCACCCCGGCCCTGCGCGTCACGGTCGGCAGTGTCACGCGCGAGCTGCCCACCGTCCGGGTCGGCAGCGTCGGGCGGGTGCCCCTGGTGGAATTCATCGGGGACAGCGAGTTCACCAAGGCCGCCGCCGCGGCGATGCTGCCCCTGATCCCGCCGGGCACCGAGGTGTTGCTCACGGTGGTCACGAACGCGCTGCCGCTCGCCCACGAACTCAGTGACCGCTCGGGGCTGCCCTACGTCGCCGTGCGCAAGAAACGCCGCACCTACATGCAAGACCCCCTGATTCAGAACGTGCCCAGCATGACCCTCGGCGTCTCGGAGACCCTCTGGCTCGACGGGCCGCACGCCGCGCGGCTGAGGGGCAGGCGCGTCGCCGTCGTGCAGGACGTGATCGCCAGCGGGGGCACGGCGCAGGCCCTGGCCCGGCTCGTCGAGCGCGCGGGCGGCACCCTGAGCGGTTACGTCGCCGCCTTCAAGCAGGGGGACACGACCCTGCCCGTCGCGTACCTTCAGGAGCTGCCGACGAGCCTGTGA
- a CDS encoding phosphoribosyltransferase family protein, whose amino-acid sequence MKTHKVEVGDVTRELPVVAVAPGVSVALFNMLGDTEVTEAAGRALAARLPADVDVLVTPEVKALSLAHVISRESGKPYIVIRKTQKPYMVDPIAREVVSITTGRPQLLVLDGFDVDKIRGKKVAIVDDVVSSGGTLHSLRQIIEEVGGEVAAVVAVFTEGQERPEVTALGHLPLFS is encoded by the coding sequence GTGAAGACGCACAAGGTCGAGGTCGGGGACGTGACGCGGGAGCTGCCGGTCGTGGCGGTGGCGCCGGGGGTGAGCGTGGCCCTGTTCAACATGCTGGGGGATACCGAAGTGACGGAGGCCGCCGGGCGCGCACTCGCCGCCCGCCTGCCCGCCGATGTGGACGTGCTCGTGACGCCCGAGGTCAAGGCCCTGTCCCTGGCGCACGTGATCAGCCGCGAGAGCGGCAAGCCCTACATCGTGATTCGCAAGACGCAAAAGCCCTATATGGTGGACCCCATCGCCCGCGAGGTCGTGAGCATCACCACGGGGAGGCCCCAACTTCTCGTGCTCGACGGTTTCGACGTGGACAAGATCAGGGGCAAAAAGGTCGCCATCGTGGACGACGTGGTGTCCAGCGGCGGCACCCTGCACTCCCTGCGGCAGATCATCGAGGAGGTCGGCGGCGAGGTCGCGGCGGTCGTCGCCGTCTTCACGGAAGGGCAGGAACGCCCCGAGGTCACGGCGCTGGGGCACCTGCCGCTGTTTTCTTGA
- a CDS encoding metallophosphoesterase, protein MSHPTDLWVVGDVHGEHDKVRTLLRGAGLIGADGAWTGGEAHLAFLGDYLDRGPDGLGVVGLVRRLEEEAPRSGGRVTALLGNHEVMFLAAEHFRRADPGDRFGFRSYWEANGGQVRDAEGLQPDDLAWIAARPALARLGRWLLLHADSPVYLHLGGSVEAVNARVAALLASPSPAVWGGLANAFADRLAFVGPGGEGVARRLLDTYGGDRLAHGHTPVSVLLDEDGPDAGLPLPYAGGRCVALDSGMAYRGDAGFIARLDGRGVAEVVVLPPD, encoded by the coding sequence GTGAGCCACCCCACCGACCTGTGGGTGGTCGGTGACGTTCACGGCGAGCACGACAAGGTGCGAACCCTCTTGCGGGGGGCCGGTCTGATCGGTGCGGACGGCGCCTGGACGGGCGGGGAGGCCCACCTCGCCTTCCTGGGCGACTACCTCGACCGGGGGCCGGACGGCCTCGGCGTCGTGGGGCTGGTCCGCAGGCTGGAGGAAGAGGCGCCGCGCTCGGGCGGCCGCGTGACGGCCCTCCTCGGCAACCACGAGGTGATGTTCCTCGCCGCCGAGCACTTCCGCCGGGCCGACCCGGGGGACCGCTTCGGCTTTCGGAGCTACTGGGAGGCGAACGGCGGTCAGGTGCGGGACGCCGAGGGCCTCCAGCCCGACGACCTCGCCTGGATCGCCGCGCGGCCCGCCCTCGCCCGCCTGGGGCGCTGGCTGCTCCTGCACGCCGACAGCCCGGTGTACCTGCACCTGGGGGGCAGCGTGGAGGCCGTGAACGCCCGCGTCGCCGCCCTGCTGGCGAGCCCCAGCCCCGCGGTCTGGGGCGGCCTCGCCAACGCCTTTGCCGACCGCCTCGCGTTCGTGGGGCCGGGTGGAGAGGGCGTGGCGCGCAGGCTGCTGGACACCTACGGCGGCGACCGCCTCGCCCACGGGCACACGCCCGTCTCCGTGCTCCTCGACGAGGACGGGCCGGACGCGGGGCTCCCACTGCCCTATGCCGGGGGCCGGTGCGTGGCGCTCGACAGCGGCATGGCGTACCGGGGGGACGCGGGCTTCATCGCCCGGCTGGATGGCCGGGGCGTGGCCGAGGTCGTGGTCCTCCCGCCGGATTGA
- the hspR gene encoding heat shock protein transcriptional repressor HspR, fused homodimer type, whose protein sequence is MAADSKHRPVYVISVAAELVDMHPQTLRLYERKGLIRPGRSSGKTRLYSERDIEHLREIRRLTQELGVNLAGVEEVMRLQHELDDLQGEFEAEIERIEDELRVRVSQPQALPAPDGKTDPRDRPVYVISIAAELVDMHPQTLRLYERKQLIRPGRSSGKTRLYSERDIEHLREIRRLTQELGVNLAGVEEIMRLRHQLDASRSHMEGNVRRLQQDITERMTTWRTLPAPEQAGELSARAEANSSEEPEERERAAGRRGRARAN, encoded by the coding sequence ATGGCCGCCGACTCCAAGCACCGCCCCGTGTACGTGATCTCGGTCGCGGCGGAACTCGTGGACATGCACCCGCAGACCCTGCGGCTGTATGAACGCAAGGGTCTGATTCGTCCCGGGCGCAGCAGCGGCAAGACGCGGCTGTACTCCGAGCGCGACATCGAGCACCTGCGCGAGATTCGCCGCCTCACCCAGGAACTCGGCGTCAACCTCGCCGGGGTCGAGGAGGTCATGCGCCTCCAGCACGAACTCGACGACCTCCAGGGCGAGTTCGAGGCCGAGATCGAACGCATCGAGGACGAGCTGCGCGTTCGGGTTTCCCAGCCCCAGGCCCTGCCCGCCCCGGACGGCAAGACGGACCCCAGGGACCGCCCGGTGTACGTGATCTCCATCGCGGCGGAACTCGTGGACATGCACCCGCAGACGTTGCGGCTGTATGAACGCAAGCAGCTCATCCGCCCGGGCCGGAGCAGCGGCAAGACGCGGCTGTATTCCGAGCGCGACATCGAGCACCTGCGCGAGATTCGCCGCCTCACCCAGGAACTCGGCGTCAACCTCGCCGGGGTCGAGGAGATCATGCGCCTGCGCCACCAGCTCGACGCCTCGCGCTCGCACATGGAGGGCAACGTGCGCCGCCTCCAGCAGGACATCACCGAGCGCATGACGACGTGGCGGACGCTCCCGGCCCCCGAGCAGGCCGGGGAGCTTTCGGCCCGGGCAGAGGCGAACTCTTCCGAAGAACCGGAGGAGCGCGAACGGGCGGCGGGTCGGCGCGGGCGCGCTCGTGCGAACTGA